The following coding sequences are from one Sesamum indicum cultivar Zhongzhi No. 13 linkage group LG11, S_indicum_v1.0, whole genome shotgun sequence window:
- the LOC105173408 gene encoding protein SCAI: MSQNQLQTGSSGVPVNEVYWALVAKADKKFSKIRDLPYYQRTRYDTYFYKVFKVYTQLWKFQQENRQKLVEAGLKRWEIGEIASRIGQLYFGQYMRTSEASYLSESYIFYEAILTREYFKEGLHQDVNLASKQLRFLARFLTVCLLLNRREMVYQLVNQLKMLLDECKRTFQETDFKEWKLVIQEIVKFLKVDTAFMNIRPLRYSVVLELHPDCFPHVMDAKRKLRLRDALLCSYHPNEVKFSELSLDNFRMLQSLEWEPSGSFYQASMAPSSGTGSGASQNGASGPSRVNQDITDPTLPPNPRKAILFRPSVTHFMAVLGTVCEELPSDGILLLYLSASGNSSNPMSSPSRTGTSIGYSEHIIRGFQFPSINSDSSSTYPITTGYDSPDHSGCTADCLHIGPHGDGGMNCIYPSDLLPFTRRPLFVVIDSESSKAFKAMSGAEKGEPVALLLSPAASLTLPAVESSRLPSGSLFTSFLTAPLQSFILLLGFTGSDIEKDLYSKAENLLQSSLNKLGSSLAAADNLDPVWAQILPDPFLRRLLLRFIFYRAVLSLYSPSFNKIEFQPECMPCLPEVMSPMNSTCQTVVLKLANLFEVTNKFLFSEGIVLLDD; the protein is encoded by the exons ATGTCGCAGAATCAGCTGCAGACTGGGAGTAGTGGTGTTCCGGTGAACGAGGTGTACTGGGCTCTGGTGGCTAAGGCCGATAAGAAGTTCTCTAAGATCCGGGATTTGCCCTACTATCAACGCACTAG ATATGATACATACTTCTACAAAGTCTTTAAGGTCTATACTCAGCTTTGGAAATTTCAACAAGAGAATAGGCAGAAGTTGGTCGAAGCTGGGCTAAAGAGATGGGAGATCGGGGAGATTGCCTCCCGAATTGGGCAGCTTTATTTCGGACAGTACATGAGGACTAGTGAGGCCAGTTATTTGTCTgaatcttatatattttatgaggCAATCTTGACAAGGGAGTATTTCAAGGAAGGACTGCATCAGGATGTAAATCTTGCCAGCAAGCAGTTAAGGTTCCTTGCTCGATTTCTTACGGTTTGTTTGTTGTTGAACCGGCGAGAGATGGTCTATCAATTGGTCAATCAGCTTAAAATGCTGCTTGACGAGTGTAAAAGGACTTTCCAG GAAACTGACTTTAAAGAATGGAAGCTCGTGATTCAGGAAATAGTTAAATTCCTGAAAGTTGACACAGCTTTTATGAATATCAGGCCTTTGAGATATAGTGTCGTCCTGGAACTTCACCCAGATTGTTTCCCACATGTTATGGATGCAAAGAGAAAGCTAAGACTAAGAGATGCATTATTGTGCAGTTACCATCCTAATGAG GTCAAGTTTTCAGAACTCAGCCTTGACAATTTTAGGATGCTACAAAGTCTGGAGTGGGAACCCAGTGGTTCATTTTACCAGGCAAGCATGGCTCCCTCAAGTGGAACTGGATCTGGTGCTAGTCAAAATGGGGCTTCAGGGCCTAGTCGTGTCAATCAGGATATAACTGATCCAACTTTGCCACCTAACCCGCGGAAAGCCATCTTATTTCGTCCATCTGTTACCCATTTCATGGCG GTCCTAGGCACAGTGTGTGAGGAGCTTCCTTCTGATGGAATTCTCTTATTATACCTTTCAGCTTCAG GAAACAGCTCAAATCCTATGTCATCTCCATCCCGCACTGGAACTTCTATTGGTTACTCTGAACATATTATCAGGGGCTTTCAGTTTCCTTCGATAAACTCTGACTCCAGCTCTACTTATCCCATTACCACTGGATATGATAGTCCAGACCATTCTGGTTGTACCGCTGATTGCTTACATATTGGACCTCATGGAGATGGAG GTATGAATTGCATATATCCTTCTGATTTACTGCCCTTTACAAGAAGGCCCCTTTTTGTAGTCATCGACAGTGAAAGTAGTAAAGCATTCAAG GCTATGAGTGGTGCAGAAAAAGGAGAACCCGTTGCCCTTCTACTTTCTCCAGCCGCATCATTGACATTGCCAGCCGTAGAATCCTCTCGTCTACCAAGCGGAAGCTTGTTCACCAGTTTTCTTACAGCTCCTCTGCAGTCGTTCATTCTCTTACTTGGGTTTACTGGCTCTGATATTGAAAAG GACCTGTACAGTAAAGCTGAGAATCTGCTCCAGtcttcattaaataaattgggATCATCATTGGCTGCAGCTGACAATCTTGATCCTGTCTGGGCTCAAATTTTACCTGATCCATTCTTGAGGCGACTCCTTCTGAG ATTTATATTCTATCGAGCAGTATTATCGCTATATTCTCCATCTTTTAACAAGATAGAGTTCCAACCAGAATGCATGCCTTGTCTTCCAGAAGTCATGTCGCCAATGAATTCCACATGCCAAACAGTTGTCTTGAAATTAGCCAACTTGTTTGAGGTAACCAACAAATTCCTATTCTCGGAAGGAATAGTGCTCTTGGATGACTGA